Genomic DNA from Fodinicurvata sp. EGI_FJ10296:
CCGAACAGCCGGAGACAACGACGAAATTGTCCATTCCGTGCTCCCTTCGACGATCAGGAACAGCCGTCACACAGGCAGCGGCGAAACGCCGATGAGCGGCCCGTGCAGCAGCAGCAATACCAGATAGACAGCCACGGCCACCGCCAGACGGACCGGCGCCGCATCGATGCCCGCGATGCTGAACCGTCCACCGATCACGTTCGCGAACGGGATCAGGGATGTCCGCCGCGCCATGTCCCGCCAGTGTGGGGGCTCCATCGCGCGTGCCCGCCGCCGGTCGATCATCAGCATCCCGGCAATCGCCATCGCCATGAAGAACCCGAACAACAGCACATGGGCGAGATTGCCGTTCGGGACCAGATGCGCCCCGGCCCATAACAGGATCGCCCACAGCAACGGATGGCGCGTCAGGCCGGCGATGCCCGGACGGTCCGGATCAAAGCGGTCGGTCTTGCGCCCGGCGAACGAAAACGGGTTGGGGGCCGCGATGCCAAGGGCGGCGAGCAGGATCGCCGCCGGCGTTACGAGATTGGGTACCCAGATCTGCCACGGCGCGAAATCCCACAACGCCACGTACGGCGCGCGGCCGGCCGCGACGATCAGCCAGCCCA
This window encodes:
- a CDS encoding NnrU family protein, which encodes MSKALGNPDGPGSVISGIVAACFQGRLAAAYRRDRATKPARGVVVADWGEFAGVFILFLVSHYLPSRPGVRLAITRLVGERVYLLIYSLISLVLLGWLIVAAGRAPYVALWDFAPWQIWVPNLVTPAAILLAALGIAAPNPFSFAGRKTDRFDPDRPGIAGLTRHPLLWAILLWAGAHLVPNGNLAHVLLFGFFMAMAIAGMLMIDRRRARAMEPPHWRDMARRTSLIPFANVIGGRFSIAGIDAAPVRLAVAVAVYLVLLLLHGPLIGVSPLPV